Part of the Sorghum bicolor cultivar BTx623 chromosome 1, Sorghum_bicolor_NCBIv3, whole genome shotgun sequence genome, TTTAAAACTTATAAGTTATATAACTTGATGAATGGCTTAGATGTAAAGTTAGGTGTATAAGTTATATTCAAAACTTAAATGTACAAATTAGTATCACAACATATTAGTAGAAATATGCTAAGTTATATGTTATAAGTTATTCTTATAAGTTATAGCCTATAAATTATATGTTATTCTATAATACACATAAAttattaataaaataaaattcttcGAAACATATGTAAGtggggtctagttttgttcgtcTCGTCACATTGAACACAGTGATGCAAACGCAAATAAAAATAGATACACTATTCGGAAGTTATAACATTTTTGAAATAAATGTTTTGCTTTTTTCAACATGATATCAGCGATGACGTCAACAAAGGGGAGAGAGTTAAGCTCTATCGTTTGTTGTTGGATGGTTCgctggaaaaagaaaagaaaacgggAACGGAAAAGAAGAAGACGTGGTCGGATCGTTCGCTGAATGACCGGAAAAGTGGAATTGGGacggaaaagaaaagaaaagaaaaagacgcGGTGGGATCGTTCGTTGGGAAAGAAAACTCTGAACGACCGGAGAAGTGGAATTGGGCTGAACCGAGGCGTATGATTGATGTTTTCGTTGCCAAACCTAAACCGTTGAAAGTATGTTTTTAATTTCGTTATCGCAAAAATTTCGGCCACCACCGAAATTACCGAATTTCGCGAAATTCGGCCGAAATTTCGCCGAAATTTTTTTAGAGACTAGCACATGAAGTatgcttttattttttaaaagattagatctaaacaagtatcaatatgatttatgattacacatctattgaataaaagaatatgcaatataaacaatataaaatatgagtctaaagttatatagcacatgtattagtatATAATAAAATTTCGGATTTTTCTTTCGGCCACCACCGAAATTACCGAAATTCGTTGAACCTTTGAAACAAACCAACAACACAATCGGCTATATGTTTGCTTATTATTCAGGTCGCTGTCCTCAGCCCCAACGTGCCGGCGATGTACGAGCTGCACTTCGCCGTGCCGATGGCCGGCGCGGTCCTCTGCACGCTCAACACCCGGCATGACGCAGCCATGCTGTCCGTTCTACTGAAGCACTCCGGCGCCAAGGTGTTCTTCGTCGAGTCGCACCTCCTCGACGTTGGGAGAGCAGCGCTGAAACTCCTCGCCGAGTCTAGCCCTGCCAGCCTTCCGGCTCTTCTAACCACTACAGACGACGACGGCGAacccggcggcgccgccgcctcggGCCGCCGCACGTGTACGGACTACGAGGACCTCATAAAAAACGCCCCGTCACAGTTCGACATCCGGTGGCCGGTGAACGAGCTGGACCCGATCTCACAAATCCATTCCCGCGAGCGTTCACTCCTTTCCGTTTGAGCGAACGATCCCGAGACGGACGTGTGCTGTTGTAGGTGCATCATATTTATTCCTCCACTGAACATGCGCTACCACAAGTACATTcatctttatcttttttatatattttttcttttttctttatattttattcttttatATGTTAACTAATTTAATTTTATTTGCACTATTTTGATCCCTTCTTTCACCTTTTCTTCTTCCTATTTTACTTAATCTTATGACCATAAATTGTATAAAGTTATGTATATAACCTGTTTTTTCATATGTATGCTATCTAATTTAGTTAATTAACTTATTATACAAAGTTATATATGTAACTTGTGTTTTTATGTGTATGCTATCAAACTATTTGATTAACTTATTGTACAGAGTTATATGTATCTAACTTTTGTTGTGTGTGTATGCTATATAACTTAGTTGATTAACTTATATTATCCAGAGTTATGTATGTAATATGTCGTTTTCATATGTatgttatctaagttatttgaTTAACCTATTATACAGagttatgtatctaacttgtgtTTTCATTTGTATACTGTCTACTTATTTGATTAACTTATTGTATATAGTTATGTATGTAACCTATTTTTTCATGTGTATGCTATGTAACTTATTTGGTTAACTTATtgtttgagttttttttttaagaataaCTTATTGTTTGAGTTATATGTACTTTTTATGTGCATGTATCCTAACTTATTTGATTAACTTATTGTAGAGTTATGTATGATTAACTTAGTTTATTAACATAATGTATAGAGTTATGAATGATTAGTTTctcaaatgaaaagaaaatgcTGATGAAACCTAAATAGAATGTTCTATAACTTAGCACGCTTAACTTATTCTTTTGAAGTTATGTTGTGTAACTTAGTTTGTGTAAGTTATGTGCGAGAGAAAACATAACGATAGGTTCGTGTACACGCGCGTGAAAAGAAAACGAGATCAACACGTCTGCACGCGCAACAGATAAAAAAAATGTCTGCTTACCGAATAGGGAAAGTGGTGGGATTTGTTTATTCCTAAAATAGAAATTGCAGCCGCTGTCGGATCGTTCGCTTGATTCAAATCGAATGAACGTTCGCGATTTAGTCAGGTCGACCCGATCTCCCTGAACTACACGTCCGGCACGACGTCGCGGCCCAAGGGCGTGGTCTACAGCCACCGGGGCGCGTACCTCAACACCGTCGCCACGGTGCTCACCTACGACGTCGGCACCGCGCCCACGTACCTGTGGACCGTGCCCATGTTCCACGGCAACGGCTGGAACCTGACGTGGGGGCTCGCCATGCAAGGAGGCACCAACGTCTGCCTCCGCCGCTTCACGGCGAAGGACATCTTCGACGGCATCGCGCGGTGGAAGGTGACGCACATGGGCGGCGCGCCCACGGTGCTCAGCATGATCGTCACCGCGCCGCCCGCGGACCGGAAGCCTATGCCGGGGACGGTGCGCGTCATCACGGGCGGCGCGCCGCCGCTGCCCCACGTCCTGGTGGAGATGGAGAGGCTCGGCTTCGTCCTGTACCACGTCTACGGCCTGACGGAGACGTGCGGGGTGGCGACCGTGTGCGCGTGGACGCCGGAGTTGGACGCGCTCCCCGCCGAGGAGCGCGCGCGGCTCAAGGCGCGCCAGGGGTGCCACCACTTCGCGGTGCAGGACGCGGACGTCAAGGACCCGGCCACGATGGAGAGCGTGCCGCGCGACGGCCGGACGATGGGCGAGGTGATGTTCCGGGGCAACACGATGATGAGCGGGTACTACAGGGACCTCGACGCGACCAAGGAAGCCATGGCCGGCGGGTGGCTGCACACGGGGGACCTCGCCGTGCGCCATCCGGACGGGAGCATCCAGGTCAAGGACCGGGCCAAGGACATCATCATTTCCGGCGGCGAGAACGTCAGTTCGATCGAGGTGGAGACGCTGCTGTCCAGTCACCCGGCCGTTCTCGAGGCGGCCGTCGTGGCGAGGCCAGACGACCACTGGGGCGAGACGCCATGCGCGTTTGTGAAGCTCAAGGACGGCGCCAGCGCCACGGAAGCCGAGATCATAGGATTCTGCCGGGAGAGGCTGCCCCGTTACATGGCGCCCAGGACGGTGGTGTTTGAGGATTTGCCCAAGACACCGACGGGGAAGACGCAGAAGTTTGTCCTCCGCGAGAAAGCCCGGGCTATGGGCAGCCTGACAAAGACTGACAGTGGCAACGTGTGAGATCACTGTTCGACTGATTCAGACAATTTCTCTTGTATGATTGCGCtgtttattttatttagtaTGAGGAAATCGTGGTATTATTGTAGGTTTTTTTTTGACAGCAATGGTCTTGCGATTTTTTATTCCTGGAATGAAACGACCGGCCATGTTTTAGACCACACTGCCCTGTCCTGCGTCTTCTTGGATTGGAACTGAAACATATTCTGAATTTCTTGTGCGGCAGATGAGTTCGTAGCATTGTCGTCATCGCCGAACAGACTGAGATTTTTTAGTTCAAGTTTGTGCAAGAAGTGAATATTTATCACAACCAAAGCAAGCGCTAAGAACCCCCGCCGCCGGCACCCTGAGCTTATGCTCTGCTGACGGCATCTCCCATGTCCCACGGTGTAAGCACCTCTGGAGCGGGGCTCGTGTCTGGAGCGGCAGGAGGAGTTGCCCTCTTCGTACTGGTGACGATGCTAGGCGGCGCCGTGCAAAGGCCGCTGCTGAGACAGCAGGCGACAACAACACTGCAGCAGCCAAGATTGAGGCTGCCGCGGAGTTGGTGGAGGCGGACCTCGTTTGTTGGTCGAGGGCGTGCAACCGGAGGCTGTAATTAGTCTATCTTGTGTCTTGTCTTGTACTAGTATCTATCATGTGCGTTAGTCTCTTCAACTCGTCAATGTGTAATCTCTTGCTTGGGAGAAAAAAATCTTTATCATGAACCAGAACACGAACAATGAATATCAAGTGGAGGCACGAattaacttgcaacaaaccagtgATTGATGACAAAAAAAATCCAATAGCATCTATCTAAAAAATACTCCAGACGGGGAGGAATCCACTTCAAGTTCACAGACAATTTCCGCGTGCTCGAGAAAAGAAAATTGTTGCTAACCTGTCCACTCACCTGGCCATATGTGAGCATAGAAGAAGGCGATTCCGCTTGCATGATGCCGTGCCCGTGATGTTACATTCGTACTACAATATTCCCCGTTTGTTTTTGCCTCAATCATGCTCAAGTGATGAGTACAATAGTATAATGAACACTTGCACTTAACAAATGCACACGAAATGCATGTGACTGATCCAACCGGCCTCCTAAGCGTCCAAAGATGACTCTCGCTCGTCATCATCTCTTTTTATAAAAGTGTTCTAATCTTGTTAATCATCTCGTTATCCACATTGATCGATTGGCCGTCGGATGGTTGCTTTGCCACTGAGGACGCGTCTCCGACTGGATTGGTCGTCGAGGTTGCTGAGGTGGAGACGGATGCTTGGCCGTCGGTTGGTTTGCTTTGCCACTGAGGACGCGTCTCCGGCTGGGTTGGTCGTTGAGGTTGAAGAGGTGGGGACGGATGCATGGCCGTCAGTTGTCCTTATCTGTTGCGGCTCCGAACACTGCTGGCTACCTAGGTGTTGAGTTGTCCTTTTTGATTTTGGCTTAGCTGTTGGGTTGTTAGGTGGAGGATCCCCCTCGTGTTTCTTGCTTTTGTTTGTGTTCTGGGTTTCAATGGTAATCCTTGGATTACTTGCGAACTCGTTGTATCGGTTACCTGCCGTTTCCTTCGGCTCttcttcttaatgaaaaacaCGTGAAGTCGTGAtctcgaaaaaaaaaacattgatCGAAGGAGCAGCTCTCCCATCTCACACACGTTGCCATGGATGGATCCATGTGGGGCGCTGCCAACTACGTGCCTCTAACGCCGCTCAGCTTCCTGGAGCGCGCCGCGATCGTGTACGGCGACCGAACGGCCGTCGTCTGCGGCGGCAGACGGTTCTCGTGGCGCGAGACGCGGGAGCGGTGCCTCGCCGGGGCGTCCGCGCTCGCGCATCTCGGCGTCGACCGCCGAGACGTGGTAAGCCACTGGAGGATGACGACGAGCTGTTTGGTTTTCCGTGTG contains:
- the LOC8057412 gene encoding probable acyl-activating enzyme 1, peroxisomal; protein product: MRAAASLAFFRRHLHQCNSGIGPHLQHQPRRYASRPHSDHLARARALVTLSPYRYRPRGSAEEAQARHGGGEAVLDPAEAGTVRCAANHAPLTPISFVERAAAVYGRRPAVVYGERRRTWSEVRGRCVRLAAALVTHFGVARGDVVAVLSPNVPAMYELHFAVPMAGAVLCTLNTRHDAAMLSVLLKHSGAKVFFVESHLLDVGRAALKLLAESSPASLPALLTTTDDDGEPGGAAASGRRTCTDYEDLIKNAPSQFDIRWPVNELDPISLNYTSGTTSRPKGVVYSHRGAYLNTVATVLTYDVGTAPTYLWTVPMFHGNGWNLTWGLAMQGGTNVCLRRFTAKDIFDGIARWKVTHMGGAPTVLSMIVTAPPADRKPMPGTVRVITGGAPPLPHVLVEMERLGFVLYHVYGLTETCGVATVCAWTPELDALPAEERARLKARQGCHHFAVQDADVKDPATMESVPRDGRTMGEVMFRGNTMMSGYYRDLDATKEAMAGGWLHTGDLAVRHPDGSIQVKDRAKDIIISGGENVSSIEVETLLSSHPAVLEAAVVARPDDHWGETPCAFVKLKDGASATEAEIIGFCRERLPRYMAPRTVVFEDLPKTPTGKTQKFVLREKARAMGSLTKTDSGNV
- the LOC110430993 gene encoding probable acyl-activating enzyme 21, which produces MDGSMWGAANYVPLTPLSFLERAAIVYGDRTAVVCGGRRFSWRETRERCLAGASALAHLGVDRRDVVSHWRMTTSCLVFRVMRNGW